From a single Streptomyces misionensis genomic region:
- a CDS encoding IclR family transcriptional regulator, with protein MTAGDAGGGAQVKSAVRTVELLEYFAGRPGMHSLAAVQEAVGYPKSSLYMLLRTLVELGWVETDATGTRYGIGVRALLVGTSYIDGDEVVAAARPALDRLSEDTTETIHLARLDGTSVVYLATRPSQHYLRPFTRVGRRLPAHSTSLGKAILATYDDEEVRKMLPATLPSLTEHTLTDREELIEELRQVRERGFAVDREENTVGLRCFGVAIPYRTPARDAVSCSVPVARLTPDHERTIRDALFDARERLATATRRL; from the coding sequence ATGACGGCAGGCGACGCGGGGGGCGGGGCGCAGGTCAAGTCCGCGGTACGGACGGTCGAACTGCTGGAGTACTTCGCCGGCCGCCCCGGGATGCACTCCCTCGCGGCCGTCCAGGAGGCCGTCGGCTACCCCAAGTCCAGCCTGTACATGCTGCTGCGCACCCTGGTCGAGCTGGGCTGGGTGGAGACGGACGCGACGGGCACGCGCTACGGCATCGGGGTGCGGGCGCTGCTCGTCGGCACCTCCTACATCGACGGCGACGAGGTGGTGGCCGCCGCCCGCCCGGCCCTGGACCGGCTCTCCGAGGACACCACGGAGACCATCCACCTGGCCCGCCTCGACGGCACCAGCGTCGTCTACCTGGCCACCCGCCCGTCCCAGCACTATCTGCGCCCCTTCACCCGGGTCGGGCGCCGGCTCCCGGCCCACTCCACCTCCCTGGGCAAGGCGATCCTCGCCACGTACGACGACGAGGAGGTGCGCAAGATGCTGCCCGCGACCCTGCCGTCGCTCACCGAGCACACCCTCACCGACCGGGAGGAGCTGATCGAGGAGCTGCGCCAGGTGCGGGAGCGGGGCTTCGCGGTCGACCGCGAGGAGAACACGGTGGGGCTGCGCTGCTTCGGCGTGGCCATCCCGTACCGCACCCCGGCGCGCGACGCCGTCAGCTGCTCGGTGCCGGTGGCCCGGCTGACTCCCGACCATGAGCGGACGATCAGGGACGCGCTGTTTGACGCGCGCGAACGGCTGGCGACGGCGACGCGGAGGCTGTGA
- a CDS encoding GNAT family N-acetyltransferase: MEIALRMVEDEDLPVFFRQMTDPESLRMAAFGPKDPTDRDAFEAHLKRVRASGDVLRTVLADGRVAGSAAVYGEPGEREVTYWIDRGYWGRGVATAALRALLAEVPERPLYARAAADNAASLRVLAKCGFRETARARGFANGRGREIDEVVLVLAAGARDEADT; the protein is encoded by the coding sequence ATGGAGATCGCGCTGCGGATGGTGGAGGACGAGGATCTGCCGGTCTTCTTCCGGCAGATGACGGACCCGGAGTCGCTCCGGATGGCCGCGTTCGGCCCGAAGGACCCGACCGACCGGGACGCCTTCGAGGCACACCTCAAACGCGTGCGGGCCTCCGGCGACGTGCTGCGCACCGTGCTGGCCGACGGACGGGTGGCCGGCAGCGCGGCGGTCTACGGCGAACCCGGCGAGCGCGAGGTGACGTACTGGATCGACCGCGGGTACTGGGGCCGGGGTGTGGCGACGGCCGCGCTGCGGGCGCTGCTCGCCGAGGTCCCGGAGCGGCCGCTGTACGCGCGGGCGGCGGCGGACAACGCCGCCTCGCTGCGGGTCCTCGCCAAGTGCGGCTTCCGCGAGACCGCCCGCGCCCGGGGCTTCGCCAACGGCCGGGGCCGGGAGATCGACGAGGTGGTGCTCG